A single genomic interval of Terriglobus albidus harbors:
- a CDS encoding SDR family NAD(P)-dependent oxidoreductase: MGKLKGKVAVITGGSSGMALASAKRFVEEGAYVFIMGRRQEQLDEAVKLIGRNVTGVRGDAANLDDLDRLFDTVKREKGKIDVLFASAGRGEAAPLGEITEQHFDAAFGLNARGTLFTVQKALPLFNDGGSIIMTGSVASIKGFPGFGVYAASKAALRSFARTWLNELKGRNIRVNVLGPGPIATPMQEEVLTKEAKEMFESLIPRGKMGQPEEIATVALFLASDDSSFVNGVELNVDGGFSAI, encoded by the coding sequence ATGGGAAAGCTAAAGGGTAAGGTTGCAGTCATCACGGGTGGATCGAGCGGCATGGCGCTGGCGAGCGCCAAGCGCTTCGTTGAAGAGGGTGCCTACGTTTTCATCATGGGTAGAAGGCAGGAGCAGCTCGATGAGGCCGTCAAGCTGATTGGCCGGAACGTGACCGGTGTGCGCGGGGACGCGGCAAATCTCGACGACCTCGACCGTCTGTTCGATACGGTCAAGCGAGAAAAGGGCAAGATCGACGTCCTGTTCGCGAGCGCCGGCAGGGGCGAGGCCGCGCCACTGGGCGAGATCACCGAGCAGCACTTCGATGCGGCCTTCGGCCTGAATGCGCGCGGAACACTGTTTACGGTTCAGAAGGCGTTGCCGCTGTTCAACGATGGCGGATCGATCATCATGACCGGATCAGTTGCTTCGATAAAGGGTTTTCCTGGTTTCGGCGTGTATGCGGCGAGCAAGGCTGCATTGCGCTCCTTCGCACGCACGTGGCTGAACGAACTGAAGGGCAGGAATATCCGGGTGAACGTGCTGGGCCCTGGACCAATCGCCACTCCGATGCAGGAAGAAGTTCTCACCAAGGAGGCGAAGGAGATGTTCGAGTCCCTGATCCCGCGGGGAAAGATGGGGCAACCTGAGGAGATTGCGACGGTCGCGCTGTTTCTTGCTTCAGACGATTCGAGCTTCGTGAATGGGGTGGAGTTGAACGTCGACGGCGGCTTCTCGGCTATCTGA
- a CDS encoding AraC family transcriptional regulator: MDPITDIFRTMHVTAFGQHRLEATAPWGLIQKKQTEEKVPPSGKKISPTDLAHFAMLSRGNCWLSVEGTPEPIPLTGGDCFFLARGTSFILRDSLRTHPKKSFGEVAATDGSNVAHYGGGGAPTTVICGSLSFDRASLKPITQLLPSFILIKADEPHTLALHNTMQALASEMAEQAPGSEVVATRLAEVLFIQALRAHIASEPQRKQGWLRAIFDPQIGTALSAVHDSVNTPWTVESLAATAGMSRSAFAARFKELLGQTPLEYVTEWRMQKAMQLLGQRDKKLIDVARSVGYESDAAFSKAFKRVVGANPGEYLKRGFRDP; encoded by the coding sequence TTGGACCCGATAACGGACATCTTCAGAACAATGCACGTTACCGCATTCGGTCAGCACAGGCTGGAAGCCACAGCCCCGTGGGGCTTGATACAGAAGAAACAGACCGAAGAAAAAGTCCCGCCTTCCGGCAAAAAGATTTCGCCCACAGATCTGGCGCATTTCGCCATGCTCTCGCGCGGTAACTGCTGGCTGAGTGTGGAAGGGACTCCAGAGCCGATTCCCCTCACCGGTGGTGATTGCTTTTTTCTGGCTCGGGGAACTTCGTTTATTTTGCGCGACAGCCTGCGAACACATCCGAAGAAGAGTTTCGGCGAGGTTGCGGCCACTGATGGCAGCAATGTCGCTCATTACGGTGGGGGTGGCGCGCCGACGACAGTCATCTGTGGGTCCCTGAGTTTCGATCGCGCCAGTCTGAAGCCGATCACTCAGCTGTTGCCGAGCTTCATTCTCATCAAGGCTGATGAGCCCCACACGCTTGCTCTTCACAACACCATGCAGGCGCTGGCGTCAGAAATGGCAGAACAGGCGCCGGGATCGGAAGTCGTCGCGACCCGGCTGGCCGAGGTCCTATTTATCCAGGCGCTCCGGGCGCATATCGCGTCGGAACCGCAACGCAAGCAGGGATGGCTTCGTGCGATCTTCGATCCTCAAATAGGCACGGCCCTGAGTGCCGTTCACGACAGTGTGAATACACCCTGGACAGTCGAATCCCTGGCCGCAACGGCGGGCATGTCTCGCTCCGCATTCGCAGCGCGTTTTAAGGAGCTACTCGGACAGACACCGCTGGAATACGTGACCGAGTGGCGGATGCAGAAGGCGATGCAGTTACTCGGTCAGCGTGACAAAAAGCTCATCGACGTTGCCCGGTCGGTTGGATACGAGTCCGACGCTGCGTTCAGTAAGGCCTTCAAGCGGGTTGTAGGGGCTAACCCTGGTGAATATCTCAAACGTGGATTTAGAGACCCATAA